The window ATTTTCCGGTCAGATCGCCTGCATCCTGCAGGTTTTGTTTGACGTTTCCCAGATGTTTCCGTGAGCTCGTCAGAAAAGATTCGTTGTACGCCACATCATAGCCGTTCATATCGGAGATGGCCCTGAGAGCACCTCGCTCTATGCTGCTGGCAATGCGTGTCTCGGGCATATACTGATTTGATAAAATCTGTGACTGCTCAGCAACATCCTTCATGATATACAGGGCAACTCCTGTCAGTATCATGGCAACAGACAGAACAATTCCGAATCCCGCAATTATTTTTGAGCTGAGTTTCATATGTGGTCCCATGTGAAATTGAATGCTTCAGTACCGTGATCCGCACCGGAGTTTGACTTCACTCCTTTGTCCGCAAAAAGGCATTGGGCCTTGGTTTTGCGGAGCAGAGCTGGTTTTGAAGCAGCCGTTGTCGATAAAACGCACTAAAACTACAAACGGAATTGTTCTGTTATGCGTACCCCGAGAAAAACTTTCCTGTGACACTCCTGGATTATTTGCTGTACACTCCGCAGCCGACAATCAGGTCGCCAACTCGTTCCAGGTACATTGATTTCGGTTCGATCTCTTTGGAGACCGGGTTCATGAACTTGTAGTCCTGCCAGGCGCTCGTCTGTTTCTTCATGAGTTCGATGCGCTCTTTGTAGAATTCCTTGCCATCGGAATCTTTGAAATCGATCAATTCCTTGCCGACCATGCTCGCTTTCTGGCCATGGGCAAGGCATTTGGCATTCATGTCATAGACGACCACATACAGGTCGCGATCAACAAACTGGCCCTTGGGGTTGGTAATCTCTGCAAAGGCCTTGTCATTGCCGTTGGCTTTGATGAATTCAATAGCTTTTTTGACCATCGCCACCGCTTCATCCTTGGTACCCTGTTCAGCGGCACTGGCAAGGCCGGCCAGGCAATTGATAGCAAAAAACACAGTAAGACACGCATAGACGAATACCCTTTTCATAACTTGCCGCTCCTTTAAATTGTTGATTGGTGCACGGTTTTGACATGGACAGGTGTTGACCAGCCCATGTCACTATTTACAGAATTACCCATGTGGGTTTGATGCAATATTGTGTCAGGAAAGATGGTTTTACAGACCGTATACCTGCTCTTTCGGCATCTGTTGACATGTGCCCTGCCTTCAGCCAATGATGTCACAACAATAATAAAATTGTCAAATCGGTGAGTACGATTTTAAGAAAGATTGCCAAAGAGACCCGAACCCTCTATTGTGCAAGTTGTTCGCGGCCGGTTTCAAGGGCAGACAAAGCTGTCACACCGCCTCGATCCATCAGAGTTGCCAAGCATGAATGGTTACCGGCTGCTCCGGGTATATTATCCTTTCGCCAACCGAATTTTTCGGCATTATGCCAATGAACCGTTTCGCATCCTTTCTGACGATAGTTCTATTCTGGTATACCATGGCCGGCTGTGTGAAGGTCGGACCGGATTATCAGCCGCCTCCTACCTTGACGCCGGATGCCTGGCAAGCCCCGGCATCCCATGGTTTGCAGGCCGGGGTGGCCGAGCAGCAGATCCTTGCCCAATGGTGGACGGTCCTGCAGGACCCTTTGTTGACCGGTTTCATCGACCGGGCTTTGCGGGAAAATTTAGATCTCGAACAGGCCAGGGCAAGGCTCCTGGCGGCAAGGGCTAAACGCGATCTCAGCGCGGCGGGGATCTTGCCGAGCCTCACTGCAGGCGGTTCGGTGACGAGAAGTCACAGCAGCGGTAACCGTGGCAGCGGCACTGATTCGACGAGTTATTCCAGCGGCTTTGATGCCGGATGGGAGCTCGATCTCTTCGGCGGCCGGCAGCGGTCGGTGGAGGCAGCTGAGGCGCAGCTTGCCGCCGGTGAGGAGGAACTTCGCGCCATCCAGGTCTCCCTGCTTGCCGAGCTTGCTCTCAACTATCTTGAAATACGTACCTACCAGACCCGTCTGCAGATTGCCGGTGCCAACCTTGTTGCTCAGGACGAGACCTTGAGCTTGACAGAGGCCCGTTATCACAGTGGCCTGGTCAGTGAGATGGCCTTGCAGCAGGCGAAACATCTGGTGGCGAGCACCCGGGCCCAGATTCCCAGTCTGCAAACCGGTCTCGCCAAGGCGACAAATACCCTTGCCGTGCTCCTCGGTAAGCCCCCTGGTGTTTTGACGGAGGACCTCCGGATTCCCATGGAGATCCCAGCTCTTCCAGCCTCGGTTGCAATCGGCATCCCGGCCGAGACCCTGCAGCGCCGGCCGGATGTTCGTAAGGCGGAACGCCAGCTGGCGGCACAAACCGCCCAGATCGGTGTGGCCACCGCCGAGCTGTATCCCTCTTTACAATTAAAAGGTTCCATTGGACTTGATGCCCTTTCGTCCGGCAGATTCTTCAATTCGGACAGCCGCCGCTACTCCTTCGGCCCCAGTTTCAGTTGGACACTTTTTGACGGCGGGGCCACCAAAGCCAACATCCGCCTGCAATCCGCCCTGCAGCAGGAGGCCTTGGCCGTCTACAGAGCCACAGTCCTTGCTGCCCTGGAGGAGGTGGAAAGCGCCCTGGCGGCCTATGCCCTGGAACAGGACCGCCAGCAGGCCCTGCAGGAGGCGGTAGTGGCGGCAGCGCTTGCCGCGACACTCGCCGGCCAGCAATATCAGGCGGGACTGATTAATTTCACCGAGGTTCTTGATGCCAGGCGGTCCCTGCTGTCGTTACAAGATCAACAGGCATCCAGCAGGGCGACCATGGTTGGCAATCTGATACGGGTTTACAAGGCCCTCGGCGGCGGCTGGACATCTTTGAGCCCTCTATTAAACTGATAAATGGGAATGACACAATGACACCCAACAACACACCGGCAGGGCAGAGTAGCGGTCTTGCCGAAACCCTGGCGCTGCAAAAGAAAACCACCAAGAACAGGCGATTGAAACAGTGGCTGGTGTGGTTTGTCGCCATCGTCCTGCTTGCTGCGGCAGGTGGCTTCTGGGCACTGCGCGATACCTCCGGCCCGATCCACTACCGGACCCAGCCGGCCCACCACGGCGACATCACCATCACCGTCAGTGCCACCGGCAACCTGCAGCCCACCAATCAGGTGGTCATGGGCAGTGAGCTGTCCGGCACCGTCAAATCGGTTGAGGTCGATTACAATGACCAGGTGGTTGTCGGTCAGGTCTTGGCCCGGCTGGACACCTCGAAATTATCGGCCCAGGTCCGGCAGTCCCGTGCCGCCCTTGATTCCGCCCACGCCAAGGTCCTCCAGGCTGAAGCGACCATCAAGGAAACCACCACCGCCTTCGAGCGTCTTGTTGAGGCCGGCAGGCTCAGCAATAACAAGGCCTCGTCGCAAAAAGACCTGGATACCGCCCGGGCAGCCCTTGACCGCGCCAAGGCCGACCACGCCGGGGCCTTGGCCTCGGTCGCCCAGGCTGAGGCCACCTTAACCCTCAATCAGACCGATCTGGCAAAAACCGAGATCCGCTCGCCGATCAACGGCCTTGTCCTTACCCGGTCGGTTGAGCCGGGCCAGACCGTCGCCGCCTCCCTCCAGGCCCCGGTGCTCTTTACCCTCGCTGAAAATCTCGCCCAGATGGAGCTGCATGTCGATGTTGATGAGGCCGATGTCGGCAAGGTGCAGGCAGGGCAGGCAGCAAGCTTTACCGTCGATGCCTATCCGGACCGGAAATATCCGGCGGAGATTACCCAGATCCGCTTCGGGGCAAAAACCACCAGCGGCGTCGTCACCTACGAAACCATCCTCAAGGTCGATAACACTGATCTTTCCCTGCGGCCGGGGATGACCGCCACCGCTGATATCATCGTCACTAGGGTCGCGGACGCCCTATTGGTTCCCAACGCGGCCCTGCGCTTCGTCCCGAAAGGCATCGAAGGGGCTCCCGGTGGCAAGGGGGGCGGAACCGTTCTCAGTAAACTCATGCCCCATCCACCCCAGCGTATGGGCGGTAAGCGAAAAGAGGCCTCCGGGGGTCGAAAGGGTGGCAATCAAAGGGTATGGATCCTGGTGAACGACCAACCTACCCCTGTTCAGGTAGCAACCGGCTTGACCGATGGCTCGTCCACCCAGGTCACCAGCGGCGATCTGCAGCCTGGCCTGGAACTGATAACCGGTGAAGAGACTCTTAAAAAATGATGCCCGTCGACTCGACAATTCCGGGTGCCGCGCCCCTCATTGAGCTGCGGGGCGTCACCAAGATCTACGGCAGCGGCAGTGCCGCCATGCAGGCCCTGCGCGGCATTGATCTCACCATCCTGGCCGGTGAGTTCGTTGCGGTCATGGGACCAAGCGGCTCCGGCAAATCAACCTGTATGAACATTCTTGGCTGCCTCGATACCCCGTCTTCCGGTGACTTTTTCTTTGAGGGCCTGAGTGTCGGCCAGTTGTCGCGCGATCAACTGGCGCTTATGCGGCGGAATTGTCTGGGGTTTATTTTTCAGGGCTTTAATCTGCTCAACCGCACCTCGGCCCTGGAAAACGTCGAACTGCCGCTGATCTATCGCGGTGTGCCGCTGGCCGAACGGCACCGCCGGGCGCGGGCGGCTCTGGAAACCGTCGGTCTGGCCGGTTGGGAAGGCCATACGCCAGGGGAATTGTCCGGCGGCCAGCAACAGCGGGTGGCAATCGCCCGGGCCATCGTCACCGAACCGAAGGTGCTGCTCGCCGACGAACCGACCGGCAATCTCGATTCGGCGCGCAGCCGGGAGGTCATGGAGTTGTTGACCTCGTTTAATCGCCAGCGGGGACTGACCGTTATCATGGTAACCCACGAACCGGATATGGCGGCTTACGCCGGACGGCAGATCCATTTTATCGACGGCCGGATAAACACCGCTGCCGGGGGGGCTGTCTGATGTACTGGGAAACCATTATCCTGGCCTTTCGGGAGATCCGCCGTAATGTCATGCGTTCATCGCTGACCATCCTCGGCATCGTTATCGGCGTTGCCGCGGTCATTACCCTGGTGACCCTTGGCAGCGGCGCCACCGCCCAGGTTGCGGCGGAGATCTCAAGCCTTGGCAGCAATCTCCTGCAGATTCGTTCCGGCCAGGGGTTTCGCGGCCCCGGCGGGGCAAGCGGCAGCGCTAAGGCCTTCAAGCTCGAAGACGCCAAGGCCATTGCCCAGCAGATCAGCGGCATTGCAGCTGTTGCCCCGAACGCCTCGCGCCCGGCCCAGGTCATCGCCGGCAATACCAACTGGTCAACGAGCATCACCGGCAGTACCAATGAGTTTCTTTTTGTCCGGAGCTGGGTGCTCGCCGGCGGGCGCTCCTTTACCGAAAGTGAACTGCGCTCCGGCAAGGCGGTATGTATCTTGGGGTCGACCGTCAAAAAAGAACTGTTCGGCAATCAAGATCCTTTAGGAGCATCGGTGCGGTTTAACGGCATCACTTGCCAGGTGATCGGGGTTTTCGAGCAAAAAGGCCAATCAAGCGGCGGCAACGATCAGGATGACTTTGTCCTTATTCCCCTGCGCACCCTGCACAGAAGGCTGGCCGGCAACACCGACATCAATGCCATCTTCGTTTCCGCCGAGGATGGTGCCTCGACCACCAAGGTCAAGGAAGACATTGAAAAACTGCTGCGGGAGCGGCGGCATATCGGTGATGGTCAGGAGGACGATTTCTTTGTGCGCGATATGCAGGAGGTGATGAGCACCTTGACCGGCACCACCCGCATACTGACGACCCTTCTCGGAGCGGTGGCGGCGGTCAGCCTGCTCGTCGGCGGGATTGGGATCATGAACATTATGCTCGTCTCGGTCACCGAACGGACTCGGGAGATAGGCATCCGCCTGGCCATTGGGGCGATGGAACAGGATGTCCTTATGCAGTTTCTCGTCGAGGCGGTGGTGCTGTCATCGTTTGGCGGATTGTTCGGCATTGCCTTTGGCCTCGGGGCAGCGGCCCTGGGCGCCCAGGCGATGAATATGCCCTTTATCTTCAGCCCCGGCATTGTCGCCGTTGCCTTTCTCTTCTCAAGTGCCGTAGGCGTTATTTTTGGCTACTTCCCCGCCCGTAAGGCGGCACGGCTTGATCCGATTGAGGCCCTGCGCCATGAATGAATCAAGAGTAGGTGCAGACAAAGGTTAGTTTTTTTGGTCTCGGGCCACATGGGAGTATTCTACTTCATCCAGAACCCGCCTGATCAGGGCAGCAATTTCCTGTTTTACCAGTGGCTTGAGGGCGAATTCCTTGATACCCATGAGTGCCGCCTTTTCCTTGGTCATGGTGCTGCTGTAGCCGCTGCAGAGAATAATCGGCACGTCCGGCCTGATGCGCAGCAATTCTTCCGCTAATTCCCCGCCGGTGAGGACCGGCATGGTCTGGTCGGTGATGACCAGATCGAATTTCTCCGGTGATTCACGAAAGACTGCCAGGGCAGCGGTGCTATCGGTTAGAGTCATTACCTGGTAGCCGAGACTTTCCAGCAGCACCTTGCTCATTTCGGCGATCATCGGCTCGTCGTCGATGAAGAGTATCCGTTCGTGCCCTCCAGGAAAACTTGCCTCATCCACCTTCCCGCCGGTTTCAGTTGGCATGGCATCGGCAGCTTCCGGCAGAAATACGTGCATGGCGGTGCCCTGGCCGGATTCACTGTAGCAGGAGATGAACCCCCCGGATTCCTTGACAATGCCGTGGACAATCGCCAGACCCATGCCGGTGCCCCTGCCGGTCTCCTTGGTGGTGAAGTAGGGATCGAAGATCTTGTCGCGGAGTTCCGGGGCGATGCCGGTGCCCGAATCGACAACCGACAGCCGCACAAAGGTTCCTGGTTGGATCTGCGGTTCCCGAATAAGGTCAAGAGCGGTGAGGACAACGCTTTTCAGGGAAATTTCCATGACACCGCCTTTCTCCTCCATAGCATGGAAGGCGTTGGTGCACAGGTTGATGACGATCTGGTTGAGCTGCGTGGGGTCGGCGAGGATGGTGATATCCGATTTTTCTATGTTTTGACGGAGTTCGATTGTTGCCGGCAGCGACGGCCGGAGTATCTTCACCGCTTCTTTAATGAGCAGTGACGGCTGGAGAGTGATTTTTGTGGATTCCGCCTGACGGCTGAAGGCGAGGATCTGTTTCACCAAGTCCCTGGCACGAACCGAAGCGCGGAGGATCTCTTCAAGAAATACAGCCGTTTCCGATTGCGGGTCCTGCAGTTCCTTGGCGAGCTCGGCATATCCGAGAATTGCGGCAAGAAGGTTGTTGAAATCGTGGGCAATTCCTCCGGCAAGGGTGCCGATTGCCTCCATCTTTTGGCTTTGTATGAGCTTTCGCTCAAGCATCTTTCTTTCCTGTTCGGCGAGTTTCTGCGCGGTGATGTCGGCATCAACGCCGCGAAAGCCAAGGAGTTTCCCGGAGGAGGAACGTATCGGCACTGCCGAGGAAAGCAGATTGATTCGTGTGCCGTTCTTATGGACGGCCACCAGTTCTTCATTGCGGTAACTCTCCAAGGTCAGTCCTGCGCGTTGCAGCCTGTTTTGGACATCCGGCAGCGATTCTTCGTCGATAAAAGCATAACAGGATTTGCCGATCATCTCCTCCGGGTGGTAGCCGAGAAGACTGAGGGTGTGCTCCGAGCAGTAGGTATATACTCCTGCTGGATCAATTTCCCATATCCAGTCACTGATGGAGTAGGCGATGTCGCGAAAACGCGCCTCACTTTCCAGAAGTTCGCGGGTCTTGCGGTGGACGGCTCGATTGAGAAGGACAATAAAACAGATCGATATGGCAACGGCCAGGGAGATGGCGATGAGGGCAGGTACGAGCCAGGCAGGAAGGGCTTTCTTGCCGGTTGGGGCCATCCACTTGTTGAGGGTTTCGTAATAGAAGGAGTCCTGCTGTTTTTTCCACTGGCTGAGATAGGTGTCGATATGGTCGAGGAGTTCGCGGTGTTGCCCTTTCTTACTGGTGAAACTTATGGAAAAGGGCGAGAAAAGGATTGAGGTGCCAATGAGATTATGTTCCTGGGCGTGGCGGAGACCGAAATGTTGGGGGGCCACCCCGCCGTCAACCTCACCGTTCTGCACTGCCTGGAAGACAT of the Desulforhopalus sp. genome contains:
- a CDS encoding cache domain-containing protein, producing the protein MKRVFVYACLTVFFAINCLAGLASAAEQGTKDEAVAMVKKAIEFIKANGNDKAFAEITNPKGQFVDRDLYVVVYDMNAKCLAHGQKASMVGKELIDFKDSDGKEFYKERIELMKKQTSAWQDYKFMNPVSKEIEPKSMYLERVGDLIVGCGVYSK
- a CDS encoding efflux transporter outer membrane subunit, which gives rise to MNRFASFLTIVLFWYTMAGCVKVGPDYQPPPTLTPDAWQAPASHGLQAGVAEQQILAQWWTVLQDPLLTGFIDRALRENLDLEQARARLLAARAKRDLSAAGILPSLTAGGSVTRSHSSGNRGSGTDSTSYSSGFDAGWELDLFGGRQRSVEAAEAQLAAGEEELRAIQVSLLAELALNYLEIRTYQTRLQIAGANLVAQDETLSLTEARYHSGLVSEMALQQAKHLVASTRAQIPSLQTGLAKATNTLAVLLGKPPGVLTEDLRIPMEIPALPASVAIGIPAETLQRRPDVRKAERQLAAQTAQIGVATAELYPSLQLKGSIGLDALSSGRFFNSDSRRYSFGPSFSWTLFDGGATKANIRLQSALQQEALAVYRATVLAALEEVESALAAYALEQDRQQALQEAVVAAALAATLAGQQYQAGLINFTEVLDARRSLLSLQDQQASSRATMVGNLIRVYKALGGGWTSLSPLLN
- a CDS encoding efflux RND transporter periplasmic adaptor subunit → MTPNNTPAGQSSGLAETLALQKKTTKNRRLKQWLVWFVAIVLLAAAGGFWALRDTSGPIHYRTQPAHHGDITITVSATGNLQPTNQVVMGSELSGTVKSVEVDYNDQVVVGQVLARLDTSKLSAQVRQSRAALDSAHAKVLQAEATIKETTTAFERLVEAGRLSNNKASSQKDLDTARAALDRAKADHAGALASVAQAEATLTLNQTDLAKTEIRSPINGLVLTRSVEPGQTVAASLQAPVLFTLAENLAQMELHVDVDEADVGKVQAGQAASFTVDAYPDRKYPAEITQIRFGAKTTSGVVTYETILKVDNTDLSLRPGMTATADIIVTRVADALLVPNAALRFVPKGIEGAPGGKGGGTVLSKLMPHPPQRMGGKRKEASGGRKGGNQRVWILVNDQPTPVQVATGLTDGSSTQVTSGDLQPGLELITGEETLKK
- a CDS encoding ABC transporter ATP-binding protein — protein: MMPVDSTIPGAAPLIELRGVTKIYGSGSAAMQALRGIDLTILAGEFVAVMGPSGSGKSTCMNILGCLDTPSSGDFFFEGLSVGQLSRDQLALMRRNCLGFIFQGFNLLNRTSALENVELPLIYRGVPLAERHRRARAALETVGLAGWEGHTPGELSGGQQQRVAIARAIVTEPKVLLADEPTGNLDSARSREVMELLTSFNRQRGLTVIMVTHEPDMAAYAGRQIHFIDGRINTAAGGAV
- a CDS encoding ABC transporter permease, which produces MYWETIILAFREIRRNVMRSSLTILGIVIGVAAVITLVTLGSGATAQVAAEISSLGSNLLQIRSGQGFRGPGGASGSAKAFKLEDAKAIAQQISGIAAVAPNASRPAQVIAGNTNWSTSITGSTNEFLFVRSWVLAGGRSFTESELRSGKAVCILGSTVKKELFGNQDPLGASVRFNGITCQVIGVFEQKGQSSGGNDQDDFVLIPLRTLHRRLAGNTDINAIFVSAEDGASTTKVKEDIEKLLRERRHIGDGQEDDFFVRDMQEVMSTLTGTTRILTTLLGAVAAVSLLVGGIGIMNIMLVSVTERTREIGIRLAIGAMEQDVLMQFLVEAVVLSSFGGLFGIAFGLGAAALGAQAMNMPFIFSPGIVAVAFLFSSAVGVIFGYFPARKAARLDPIEALRHE
- a CDS encoding transporter substrate-binding domain-containing protein, whose amino-acid sequence is MTVPAKWFSLMICLLILSIPIKSGGGEVDDRSIRIGIFPFAPINFIDKDGSAKGINPDLLREIFRRENANLAFVPGSWAEGLQRLENEEIDLMMSVAYSDERAKVMDYGRESVLQLWGQVFVKPDSHSKNISDLFGRRIGIMRKDISGSNFITTIKGLGGNCEIIEFPSHSDVFQAVQNGEVDGGVAPQHFGLRHAQEHNLIGTSILFSPFSISFTSKKGQHRELLDHIDTYLSQWKKQQDSFYYETLNKWMAPTGKKALPAWLVPALIAISLAVAISICFIVLLNRAVHRKTRELLESEARFRDIAYSISDWIWEIDPAGVYTYCSEHTLSLLGYHPEEMIGKSCYAFIDEESLPDVQNRLQRAGLTLESYRNEELVAVHKNGTRINLLSSAVPIRSSSGKLLGFRGVDADITAQKLAEQERKMLERKLIQSQKMEAIGTLAGGIAHDFNNLLAAILGYAELAKELQDPQSETAVFLEEILRASVRARDLVKQILAFSRQAESTKITLQPSLLIKEAVKILRPSLPATIELRQNIEKSDITILADPTQLNQIVINLCTNAFHAMEEKGGVMEISLKSVVLTALDLIREPQIQPGTFVRLSVVDSGTGIAPELRDKIFDPYFTTKETGRGTGMGLAIVHGIVKESGGFISCYSESGQGTAMHVFLPEAADAMPTETGGKVDEASFPGGHERILFIDDEPMIAEMSKVLLESLGYQVMTLTDSTAALAVFRESPEKFDLVITDQTMPVLTGGELAEELLRIRPDVPIILCSGYSSTMTKEKAALMGIKEFALKPLVKQEIAALIRRVLDEVEYSHVARDQKN